The genomic window GCGCGGGGGTATGCCATGTATATCGCTTTTTCTCCGGTTTCTATATATTCAGTCCACAAGTTAGCTTGTCCTCCAAGGATGTATCTTTTTTCCTCAGGTTTTAGTTGTTCAGGAATCGGTTCGAAATTATAAACTTTTTGAAGCGTCGTCAATCCTCCGATAGCCAGAGGTTCAGACTTAGCAGGACTTTGATAATAGTCGAAATAACAGTGACTTGTAGGAGTCATGATAGCTTCATGTTTTTGTCTTGCGGCAGCTGCTCCTCCTTCCATACCACGCCAGGACATCACTGTGGACTGAGGACTGAGCCCACCATCCAAAATTTCATCCCAGCCAATGATTTTTTTGTTCTTTTTTGAAAGAAAAAGGTCGATCTGGCTAATGAAATAACTCTGGAGCTCTTCGTAAGTCTTGATTCCTTTTTTTCTCATGTTGTCATTGCAGGCAGTACAAGCTTTCCATGCAGTTTTGGGACATTCATCTCCTCCAATATGGATATATTTACCCGGAAACAAGTCGCTGACTTCAGACAGGATATCTTTTACAAAACCCAGGGTTGAATCCTTTGAGCAAAATACATTGTCAAAAACTCCCCAACTTGTGGCTACTTCATAAGGGCCTCCTGTACAACCAAACTCCGGATAAGCTGCCAGAGCTGCCAAGCTGTGACCAGGCATTTCAATTTCAGGGATGATCTCAATATATTTAGATTGTGCATACCGCACGATGTCGCGTATCTGGTCCTGTGAGTAGTATGAACCATACTCTTTACCATCATATCGTTGAGGCATGTCTGCATAAGAACCAATCAGAGTTTCTTTTCTTTTGGAGCCTACTTGGGTGAGTAGAGGATATTTTTTGATCTCGATCCTCCAACCCTGGTCGTCGGTGAGGTGCCAATGGAAATTATTGAACTTATATCTCGCCATATAATCGATATACTCCTTGATAAATTGGACCGGAAAAAAGTGCCTGCTGACATCCAGATGCATTCCACGATAAGCAAACTCAGGTTCGTCATCAATGACGACATAGGGGATTTTTAATTCAGAGGTAGACTCGTTTTTGCCTGCAAAGTCAATGAGTTGTGTCAGACTTTGTAAGGCATAGAATAAGCCGACCTCCTGGCTGGCAGTAACGCTGATTGAGCCTTTGCTGATACGCAGTTGATAAGCTTCCGGGTGATAAATGTCGGCTTTGATCGCCAGAATAATAGTAGCATCCTGAAATGTCTTAGGATTACTATGACTCTTGATTTCGAGTTTGTTGCCAAAGACAGAAGCATACATTTCAGCCAATTTTTTGATGCTTTCTCCGGCATCTTCTTGGATAGAGACATATCGGATATCTGAAGGTGCAATATATCCATGACCGTAACTTATGGACTTGGGTTGTGGAATGATGGCCTCGCTAACTTGAGCATTTGTGAATGACAAAAATATTGGCATAAAGCAAAGTGCCATATTGAAAGCTGTAGAGTTTTTCATGTTTTCGGATTGATAAAAGGCGAAGGTACATCTCCGCAAAAAAAGCTCAAACGCAATTTTAAAAATTATGGTATTGAATCAGATCATCACAATGCATGATAAAAAAGTATTGATTATAAGTCAGTCAAATGAACGCCAATACGAATAAAGCCCAAACTTTATGTGTTAATCATTTTGGTCGCCCACATTCATCAAGGGTCTAAATCCCTAAGATGCACTAAATTTGCGCCTCAATCAGTACACAAATGTTTACGATCAATATTTATCTGAAGTTGGCACTCATCGCGGTTTGTCTTGTTGGAGGGACGGTGCTGGCCTTTGCTTATGGATTTTGGTATGCTTTGCCATTTTTTATCATTGGATTGGGACTCCTGGCAAGCTATATTTTGTTGGGTACTATTCAATCTTCAGCAATGCTGATGCAATCCATGGATTTTGATACCTGTGAAAAGAGATTGAACCTGACATTGAATCCAAACTGGCTTTACGTGACCAATAGAGCTTATTACTACCTGATCAAAGGCTCGGTAGCTATGCAGAGAGGTAATACAGAAGAAGCTGAAAAGCAGTTTGCAGTAGCTCAATCGTTTAAATTACCAAGTGATAATGAAAAGGCGATGATCCTACTTCAAATGATCGGTATTCATATTCAGAAGAATAAATGGACGCAGGCAAATTCTGCATATCGGGAACTCAAATCATTGAATTTTTCGCAAGATCTGTTCAAAGATCAGGTGAAAATGATAGACGACGTCATGAAACAACAAGGAAGAGCTAAAATGATGTCCCAATCAGACAGTAGAATGATGTTTCGCCCGGGAGGTAAGCGCCGTATGCCGCGAATGAGATAATCTTCTGCTCGATTTTCAGGTATTTACAACAGTTGCATATATTATTTTTTCGTAAGCAAGGATCAGAAACTTAGAATGACAAAAAATTGTTGCTTGAAGTCTCTTGCTTGGTTCTCCCATTTCATGGAAAAAAATAAAGTAAAATTTGGAACACCTGCAGATAGGCTCAGGAATCAATAGCTGATTTATTCTCGTTTGAATGAGTTGTCGAATACTTTGTATCGTAGGGTAAAGAATTCATACCATGTTTACTTAAAGTCAGATATAGGATAACTCTCCCCTTAAAGTCAGTGTCATGAATACTAATAATTCAATGGACAGTAAGCCAGACAGAATTGTGTTTTTGCGATTACCTTCTGGCACATCAAAACCCTTGATTTTATTTCCAATTTGATTCTCACTACAACCCCAAAGCTTAATTTGTATTGAATCAAAGATAGAACTCAACAAGGATGCAAGGATTATCTATTTATGGTGATTTTTGAATTCATCATAATTAATATGATAGAAGTTCTGATCGTCTGTCACAAACAATATGCCTGTCAAAATTGTGTAATTATTGATTGCTACCAATTCTAAAATATGCATCATTCAAAAGGATTATGAATCTGAATATATTATCCTGGTTTGTCAGGAATTAAAATGATTCTGTTTAGATTGAAGTCTTTGTTACGGTTGAACAAATTACTTTTTGATAACTGTATGGATCGGAAGATCTGTCTGACAGAATAGCTGCTTGGAGTCTTTTGTTGGATCTCATTTTTCTTGAAAAAAAGTACAGTAAAATTTCATGTTGGTCTGAGCTCAGAGCTGGTCTATCAGCATAGTCTAATTCAGAAAAAAAATGATTTACAGCAGTGTTCAATGCTTTTGTGTAATTGCCATGGAATACTTTGTTTACACATTGTTCCATGGAGGATTTAGCATCATTGACTGTAAATGGATTGGTATCTGTCAGCTGCAAAATCATATTGGAGGCCGTGAATTTTTTTAATATAGCCTGGCTGCTCCTGTAGTGAACGTTTTTTGTCATTTTTTTGAATTCCGAACCGGCAACCTTGTTTAATTTTTTGTCCACCGGTCTGAAACCCATTCTATAATAAAACCAAAATGCTCCTGATTGAATACCTTCGGGGTTGCCTAATCCATACTGATAGGGCTCCACTTCAAAATGCCGGATATCAAAAACTTGATGATATGTTCTCAAGAGCTCATTAAAAAACAAACTGCTTTCTCCACCACGGCACCATTCAAAAATATTTAATCCGATCAAAGCATGATGTCCAAAAATCCAGGCTCCACCATAAGCTGCGGGATATTCATTTTTGTACAAAGTGTAACCCACATAAGACTCAAGAGGCATTTGACGATTGGAGCACATTGTGAACAGTGCAATCCTAATCCCTCTTTCCAATGTGACCATTTTTACACTGGCGAGATTCATATAAGTGACAGGATCAGTCTCTCTCTGGAGCAATAACAGTTTCCATTTTGAACTGCTATCTATGGCATTGATCATTTCAGTTGATGGTGTTTTTAGGGGCGGAATGGATTTTCTGATCCATTCAACAGTATTTATTTTTTTTAGCCAATTTTGATGATAAAATATTTCCCGCGCAGGAAATATATTGTTCAGCCTACAGTGAAGAATATCAATCTCCATTCGCACAGCCAAGTGCAATTGCTCCCACAACCTATCCTGAACTTCGATTTGGTTGTTTAATGCTGTAAAAGCATCTATGATATAAGCCAATTGAGAGGATATTTTTACTTTATATTTTTTTAAAAGTGCAGTCACAGTGAGTGTTGAGTCGTAAGATTCTCTTAGAGCAGGAGTCAATCCACATGCCACTGCTTCAGCAAGTGCAGTAGATTGTTTATCCAGAGATTCCAGAGATATTTTTTGACCTTGTTGCATGAGAAGCTGCAACATTGTGATAGATAAATAAGCATAATTGAAGGTAAAAGGAAGTCCTGTATTAAAGTGCCTGATTCGGCACGTGTGTTGTTTGGATTCACAGAAAGCGATGATTCTATTTTTTTCTGATTGTGCCGCAGTATAAATTCCGGTATTGTATGGGTGAGCTAAAATGAAGAGGACCAAATCTTCATAGAAATGTATTCCATCAATTTGGAGACCCCAGGTAGAAGCATTTTGGAAAAATCCTGAAATGGAAAACTGTGAATAAGTACAACTGATAATATAATTTTGTTTTGCTTTTTTGAGCTGACTTTCGAGCCGATTCATAATTTGTATTTCACCTAATAAAGCTTAAAGATATCCATTTTCATAACATTTCAATAGCCGGTAATAGATCATGATATTTATAGAAGAAAACGGGATGTGTTGGGCAGGTTGTTCAGTCAAATCTTGCAGTATATTTGAAATATCAGATAGAATACCTTGCACGGTCAAAGCGTTATGTTTTGCTTGATTCGTAAAAATTGATTATTATTGATCCAAATGAAGGAATTGAAAACACAAGCTTCCTCTCACGGGGAGCAATCGTAATGCCGAACAGAGTTTTGGTCAGTTCTCCCATCTTCGAAAGAAATCATACATTCGTTTCTCCTCCTGCCTGACTAGTCTCACATATCAACACTTTTTTAATTTGATATTGCACTAATCTGAAAGCAAAATCCAAGTTAAAGGATGGTGCAGTGCTTTCATTATTCAATACCATAGAACTGTAATAAAATGGCCCTAAATTATTGATTTTAGGCAGATGAATTAAAGAGCAGAATCCTTTTTACCAATGATAACAGTATGAACCTCAATGTTTTTGGCTGAAGTGAGATATTCTAATCTAATTACTTTAAGGATTTGTATAGAAAATCTATCCAAAGCTTGTTTTAAGCTTTCAAGATCGTGATAAAAAAAATAACTTCGTTGTCCGTTGCTACTGGTTTGAAAACCTGAGAGATTTGGATCTCCTTCTACGATGCTCAAATAGATGATGCCACCAGGAGACAATAGTTTGTCAATATCAGCAAGTAGCTTTTGAACGTCTGAACGAGATAGGTATGGCAGGCAAAATCCTGAGATCACAGCATCAAATTTTGATTGTAGTTCGTCCAAATAACGACAATCCATTTGTTTAAAATGGGCTTTTGGGTTGTTCTTCTTTGCCAGATCAAGCATATTGGGAGAAACATCTATGCCCAAAATTTCCAGATTGGGAAGTCTAGACAAAAGAAATTTGGTAATATTACCTGGTCCGCATCCCACATCCAATACTTGGGCATTGTGGCGTACTATCAGTTCACAAAAAATCTCATAAGTTTTGTTGTATAGATCCAGGGACATAAATTTCTCTTCATAAAGAGAAGCTATATTATTCCAGGTTTCAAAAGTTTCTTGGTATGAATCCATTGTATTGTGAAATATGGACAAGATTTTTGCTAAGTTAAGCAATTTGTTAAGAATGAATTTTGCAAATCAACATGTTACAATCTGCCAGTCAATAAGGATTTAAAAATAGAAAACTGAACACACAATTGAATGATTCTTCAATTTTGATTGAAAATAATTTATATGACTTTTTGAGGAAGGCTTGTCTGGAGAGTGGTAAGGTTGAGTTTATTTCCAATTGGTGACTTTACCAAGTTCTGAACCTCATGTTACCAATTATTTGGAAAATTCAAATTATATTGACTACATTTTTGAATGTGAGGATGAGGTTGTAACAAATAATTGTTATTTTTATAGCGTTTTTTGGATTAGAGATTCATGAACTGTCAAATTGCAAATATAAAATATAGAATTTTACTATTGGTTTCATTATGGTTATTAAGTTTTCCTATCTATG from Saprospiraceae bacterium includes these protein-coding regions:
- a CDS encoding beta-N-acetylhexosaminidase, with product MKNSTAFNMALCFMPIFLSFTNAQVSEAIIPQPKSISYGHGYIAPSDIRYVSIQEDAGESIKKLAEMYASVFGNKLEIKSHSNPKTFQDATIILAIKADIYHPEAYQLRISKGSISVTASQEVGLFYALQSLTQLIDFAGKNESTSELKIPYVVIDDEPEFAYRGMHLDVSRHFFPVQFIKEYIDYMARYKFNNFHWHLTDDQGWRIEIKKYPLLTQVGSKRKETLIGSYADMPQRYDGKEYGSYYSQDQIRDIVRYAQSKYIEIIPEIEMPGHSLAALAAYPEFGCTGGPYEVATSWGVFDNVFCSKDSTLGFVKDILSEVSDLFPGKYIHIGGDECPKTAWKACTACNDNMRKKGIKTYEELQSYFISQIDLFLSKKNKKIIGWDEILDGGLSPQSTVMSWRGMEGGAAAARQKHEAIMTPTSHCYFDYYQSPAKSEPLAIGGLTTLQKVYNFEPIPEQLKPEEKRYILGGQANLWTEYIETGEKAIYMAYPRAMALSEALWTPKSQKSYSDFVSRMRFHYQWFANRSYKLSTAYLDLSYRTRSSLADTNCWVIFEKPPLAGKILAEARYAGDYNQYYLTKDSFKLKESTTFKTWYQAEDNTLGKPLEIRFLKHLGCTAEVQMSEKPSPKYFLTNESSLINGIDAPENKYSGQEWMGWDGKDADLTFAWNTIQKISSIKIQNYHLPGAWIHQPQKITVFSKQGSDSFKPVKTVEMNKEISTGYKQISIDLDQPIETKDLRILISNHGKIESGQAGEGHGAWLFVGEIRID
- a CDS encoding class I SAM-dependent methyltransferase; amino-acid sequence: MDSYQETFETWNNIASLYEEKFMSLDLYNKTYEIFCELIVRHNAQVLDVGCGPGNITKFLLSRLPNLEILGIDVSPNMLDLAKKNNPKAHFKQMDCRYLDELQSKFDAVISGFCLPYLSRSDVQKLLADIDKLLSPGGIIYLSIVEGDPNLSGFQTSSNGQRSYFFYHDLESLKQALDRFSIQILKVIRLEYLTSAKNIEVHTVIIGKKDSAL